The following are encoded in a window of Armatimonas rosea genomic DNA:
- a CDS encoding alpha/beta hydrolase family protein: MMRDNLTPAQRRARFLKLIDRPRVPLNVTIVGSESGMLAIEQGKFASEPGERVPFLLHRPADDKTKRPAVLVLHGTGGSKEGNKALLTELAERGFVALAIDGRYHGERVPGGAKSTKEYNEAIFRAYQTPEPRPHPLYFDTVWDVLRAVDFLQRHPAVDGKRIGVVGFSKGGIETWLAAAADERIQVAVPAIAVQSLRWSLENEKWQARAGTVKEAHLAVARELGKKELDAEVCRALWGRVLPGILDEFDCPQMLTAIAPRPLLILSGEKDPNCPLEGAKLAFAAAEEAYKARRDCLKIDVATGVGHQVTDTQHKLFVRWLVTWLKP; encoded by the coding sequence ATGATGCGAGACAACCTCACCCCGGCGCAGCGCCGTGCACGTTTTTTGAAGCTTATCGACCGGCCTCGCGTCCCCCTCAATGTCACGATTGTGGGAAGCGAGAGTGGCATGCTGGCGATCGAGCAAGGGAAGTTTGCCAGCGAGCCGGGTGAGCGCGTCCCGTTTCTGCTCCACCGTCCCGCCGACGATAAGACCAAGCGGCCTGCGGTGCTGGTGCTCCACGGGACGGGCGGAAGCAAAGAGGGCAATAAAGCGCTTCTCACCGAGCTGGCCGAGCGTGGGTTTGTGGCGCTGGCCATCGACGGCCGCTACCACGGGGAGCGGGTGCCGGGGGGAGCCAAGAGCACCAAGGAGTACAACGAGGCGATCTTCCGCGCCTACCAGACACCCGAGCCACGTCCGCATCCGCTCTATTTCGACACGGTCTGGGACGTGCTACGCGCGGTAGACTTTCTGCAGAGGCACCCTGCCGTGGACGGCAAGCGCATCGGGGTGGTGGGGTTTAGCAAGGGGGGAATCGAGACCTGGCTCGCCGCCGCCGCCGATGAGCGCATCCAAGTTGCGGTTCCCGCGATCGCGGTGCAGTCGCTGCGCTGGAGCCTGGAGAACGAGAAGTGGCAGGCGCGCGCGGGCACGGTCAAGGAGGCGCACCTCGCCGTGGCCCGCGAGCTGGGCAAGAAAGAGCTCGACGCCGAGGTCTGTCGGGCGCTCTGGGGGAGGGTGCTTCCGGGGATCCTCGATGAGTTCGACTGCCCGCAGATGCTCACGGCAATCGCGCCCCGCCCCCTGCTGATCCTCAGCGGCGAGAAGGACCCCAACTGCCCCCTGGAGGGCGCAAAGCTCGCCTTCGCCGCCGCCGAAGAGGCCTACAAAGCCAGGCGGGACTGCCTAAAAATCGATGTCGCCACGGGAGTGGGGCACCAGGTGACGGACACGCAGCACAAGCTCTTTGTCCGCTGGCTCGTCACCTGGCTCAAACCGTAG
- a CDS encoding NADP-dependent malic enzyme, with the protein MNPLDIEALEYHRRAPRGKLEVVPTKPCFTQHDLALAYTPGVAAPCRAIQKNPEEAYLYTGRGNLVAVITNGSAVLGLGNIGALASKPVMEGKVVLFKRFADLDAIDLELDTQDPEAFIQAVQLMEPSFGGINLEDIKAPECFEIEERLRKSMSIPVFHDDQHGTAIISGAALQNALELVGKKIEDVRIVFSGAGAAAIATARFYHVLGAKPENIMMVDIYGVLRPDREPAPNAVQAEFARTTDCRTLADALVGADVFVGLSAGGIVSPEMIAPMAPRPILFALANPDAEISYPDAKAARPDAIVATGRSDFPNQVNNVLGFPFLFRGALDTWSTGINEAMKIAASRSLAALAREDVPDAVAKAYGLDALRFGPDYLIPKPLDPRVLLWVAPAVAQAAMESGVARQPIDLAKYSELLEARLGKSREMMRIVFNKAKSDPKRIILTEGEHEKMIRAAYQLSEEHIAKPVLLGNAQTIAAKAAAMLLDLRGIQILDPALSERHDDYVARLLALRQRKGVTHREAKELIRRPDYFASIMVDLGEADGMVSGIGSHYSDGLKPPLQIIGSASGGQHVAGVYLVATRHKVLFFADTTVNIDPDAETLVEIALLTARLAQSFDIKPRIAMLSFSNFGSVRHPRADKMRRAAEILAERAPELNVDGEVQANTALVADILNGTYPFNRLGGEANVLIFPSLEAGNIGYKLVQQLAQADVIGPILVGMRKPVHILQRDDEVKDIINLTALAVLEAQNSH; encoded by the coding sequence ATGAACCCACTAGATATCGAGGCACTGGAGTACCACCGCCGCGCCCCCCGCGGCAAGCTGGAAGTCGTGCCCACCAAGCCCTGTTTCACCCAGCACGATCTCGCCCTTGCCTACACCCCCGGAGTGGCCGCGCCCTGCCGTGCGATCCAGAAAAACCCTGAGGAGGCCTATCTCTATACCGGGCGCGGCAACCTGGTCGCGGTCATCACCAACGGGAGCGCCGTGCTGGGCCTGGGCAATATCGGAGCTCTGGCCAGCAAGCCGGTGATGGAGGGAAAGGTGGTTCTCTTCAAGCGCTTTGCCGACTTAGACGCGATTGATCTAGAGCTAGACACCCAAGACCCCGAGGCGTTTATCCAGGCGGTTCAGCTCATGGAGCCCAGCTTTGGCGGGATCAACCTGGAGGACATCAAGGCCCCCGAGTGCTTCGAGATCGAGGAGCGCCTCCGCAAGAGCATGAGCATCCCGGTCTTCCACGACGACCAGCACGGGACGGCGATCATCTCGGGGGCGGCGCTGCAGAACGCGCTGGAGCTGGTCGGCAAGAAGATCGAGGATGTCCGGATTGTCTTTAGTGGGGCAGGGGCGGCGGCGATCGCGACCGCACGCTTCTACCACGTGCTGGGGGCCAAGCCCGAGAACATCATGATGGTGGACATCTACGGCGTGCTCCGCCCGGACCGGGAGCCCGCTCCCAACGCCGTGCAGGCGGAGTTCGCACGCACCACAGACTGCCGCACGCTGGCCGATGCCCTGGTCGGGGCCGATGTCTTTGTGGGCCTCTCCGCAGGTGGCATTGTCTCCCCCGAGATGATCGCCCCGATGGCCCCACGCCCGATCCTCTTTGCGCTCGCCAACCCCGATGCGGAGATTAGCTACCCCGATGCCAAGGCCGCGCGCCCCGATGCGATTGTCGCCACGGGCCGCTCGGACTTTCCCAACCAGGTCAACAATGTCCTTGGGTTTCCGTTTCTGTTCCGAGGGGCGCTCGATACCTGGTCCACGGGAATCAACGAGGCCATGAAGATCGCCGCGTCCCGCTCCCTGGCCGCGCTGGCACGCGAGGATGTCCCCGATGCGGTCGCCAAGGCCTACGGCTTAGACGCGCTGCGCTTCGGCCCGGACTATCTGATCCCCAAGCCGCTCGACCCACGGGTACTGCTCTGGGTGGCTCCGGCGGTCGCCCAAGCCGCGATGGAGTCCGGGGTGGCCCGGCAGCCAATCGACCTAGCGAAGTACTCCGAGCTTTTAGAAGCGCGCCTCGGGAAGTCGCGCGAGATGATGCGCATTGTCTTTAACAAGGCAAAGTCCGACCCCAAGCGGATTATCCTGACCGAGGGCGAGCACGAGAAGATGATCCGGGCGGCCTACCAGCTCTCCGAGGAGCACATCGCCAAGCCGGTTCTGCTGGGCAATGCGCAGACCATCGCCGCCAAGGCCGCCGCGATGCTCCTCGATTTGCGGGGGATTCAGATCCTCGATCCGGCGCTCTCGGAGCGCCACGACGACTATGTGGCCCGCCTCTTAGCACTGCGCCAGCGCAAGGGAGTGACTCACCGCGAGGCCAAGGAGCTGATCCGCCGCCCGGACTACTTCGCCTCCATCATGGTCGATCTAGGCGAGGCCGATGGCATGGTCTCGGGGATCGGCTCGCACTACTCCGATGGCCTCAAGCCGCCCCTGCAGATCATCGGCTCGGCATCGGGGGGGCAGCATGTCGCGGGGGTCTATCTGGTCGCCACGCGCCACAAGGTGCTCTTCTTCGCCGACACGACCGTCAATATCGACCCCGATGCCGAGACGCTCGTGGAGATCGCGCTCCTCACGGCGCGCCTCGCGCAGAGCTTTGATATCAAGCCCCGGATCGCCATGCTCAGCTTCTCCAACTTCGGCAGTGTCCGCCACCCCCGCGCCGATAAGATGCGCCGCGCCGCGGAGATCCTCGCCGAGCGCGCCCCGGAGCTCAATGTGGATGGCGAGGTGCAGGCCAACACCGCCCTGGTCGCCGATATCCTCAATGGCACCTATCCCTTCAACCGGCTCGGTGGCGAGGCCAATGTCCTGATCTTTCCCAGCCTAGAGGCGGGCAATATCGGCTACAAGCTCGTGCAGCAGCTCGCCCAAGCCGATGTGATTGGCCCTATTCTGGTCGGGATGCGCAAGCCCGTGCATATCCTCCAGCGCGACGATGAGGTCAAGGACATCATCAACCTGACGGCGTTGGCGGTGCTGGAGGCGCAAAACTCTCACTGA
- a CDS encoding response regulator transcription factor — protein sequence MRVLVVEDDEVIAGLLQQGLEDAGYTVVVAYEGREGLREASESAFHLILLDVMLPGLDGMAVCKALRDRRNRTPILMLTARDAVDDKVRGLDSGADDYLAKPFDFKELLARVRALTRRERAQKSNLIRVADLEIDTVEHRATRGGRELSLSHREYELLVALASHERQVFTREMILERVWMSEPTTSNVVDVFIKSLRKKVDEGHESKLIQTVWGVGYTLRGPE from the coding sequence ATGCGCGTTTTGGTTGTGGAAGATGACGAGGTAATCGCCGGGCTACTCCAGCAGGGGCTGGAGGATGCCGGGTACACGGTCGTCGTGGCCTACGAGGGCCGCGAGGGGCTGCGTGAGGCGAGCGAGAGCGCGTTTCATCTGATCCTGCTCGATGTGATGCTGCCCGGCCTGGACGGCATGGCGGTCTGCAAGGCGCTGCGGGACCGGCGCAACCGGACACCGATCCTGATGCTCACGGCGCGCGATGCGGTCGATGATAAGGTGCGCGGTCTCGATAGCGGTGCCGATGACTACCTCGCCAAGCCCTTTGATTTCAAGGAGCTGCTCGCGCGGGTGCGAGCGCTCACCCGGCGGGAGCGGGCGCAGAAGAGCAACCTCATCCGGGTCGCGGACCTGGAGATCGACACGGTCGAGCACCGCGCGACCCGGGGCGGGCGGGAGCTGAGCCTGAGCCACCGGGAGTACGAGCTCTTGGTGGCGCTGGCCTCCCACGAGCGGCAGGTATTCACCCGCGAGATGATCCTGGAGCGGGTCTGGATGAGCGAGCCCACGACCTCGAATGTGGTAGATGTCTTTATCAAGTCGCTTCGCAAGAAAGTGGATGAGGGGCACGAGAGCAAGCTCATCCAGACTGTCTGGGGGGTGGGCTACACCCTGCGAGGCCCGGAGTGA
- a CDS encoding ATP-binding protein — protein MRRLLILWNTVALLVLFGIFGVVVRGIVRVGMFGAVDRDLQLRIRRFIDFPPRPDPNRKPPKGQGGQGGQGERERPAKGQGDPFKPHRYDLSGRSVVPPGKHPLWDEAAFVRALRGEALTTTIKRDGEPLRVLSVPVREGGQVVGVVQVPYPVVEVERAGILLDQALLALIPLVLLAAWGGALLLTGRVLRPVTQLTQAAATLGAQNLSERLPVTGDDEFATLARTFNGMLERLEVAFEQQKRFTADASHELKTPLTRIKGIASMTLLSTAKPERLLVALADIDRAADTMAQLVQDLLLLARGDSGHLGESQKSLSVRALFEQAQERVARPEAAPIVLDLTPAELTLSGNESELLRVLVNLLENALRHTPPDGKITVTARPGTLTVTDTGCGVPPEHLARLGERFYRVDSARTRQGGGTGLGLAICKSIVQAHGGTLTIESEPGQGTRVLIHLPA, from the coding sequence GTGAGGCGCCTGCTGATCCTCTGGAACACTGTCGCGCTGCTGGTGCTCTTTGGGATCTTCGGCGTGGTTGTCCGCGGGATTGTCCGGGTGGGGATGTTTGGGGCGGTGGACCGGGACCTGCAGCTGCGCATCCGGCGCTTTATCGACTTCCCCCCCCGTCCCGATCCCAACCGCAAGCCGCCCAAAGGACAAGGGGGGCAGGGAGGCCAAGGCGAGCGTGAGCGTCCCGCCAAGGGCCAGGGCGATCCCTTCAAGCCGCACCGCTACGATCTGTCCGGGCGCTCCGTGGTTCCTCCTGGCAAGCACCCGCTCTGGGACGAAGCGGCGTTCGTGCGGGCGCTGCGGGGCGAGGCTCTCACGACAACTATCAAGCGTGACGGCGAGCCCCTGCGCGTACTCTCGGTGCCCGTGCGGGAGGGGGGACAGGTGGTGGGGGTGGTGCAGGTGCCCTACCCCGTGGTCGAGGTCGAGCGGGCGGGGATCCTGCTGGACCAGGCGCTCCTGGCGCTCATTCCTCTGGTCTTGCTTGCCGCGTGGGGTGGAGCGCTCTTACTGACGGGGCGGGTGCTTCGGCCCGTGACCCAGCTCACCCAGGCGGCGGCGACACTGGGGGCACAGAACCTCTCGGAGCGGCTTCCGGTCACCGGCGACGATGAGTTTGCGACTCTGGCGCGGACGTTTAATGGGATGCTGGAGCGGCTTGAGGTGGCCTTTGAGCAGCAGAAGCGCTTCACCGCGGATGCGAGCCACGAGCTCAAGACCCCGCTCACCCGCATCAAGGGAATCGCCAGCATGACCCTGCTGAGCACCGCCAAGCCCGAGCGCCTGCTGGTCGCCCTCGCCGATATCGACCGCGCCGCCGATACCATGGCGCAGCTTGTCCAGGACCTGCTCCTGCTGGCCCGCGGCGACTCAGGGCACCTGGGTGAGAGCCAGAAGTCCCTCTCCGTGCGAGCACTGTTCGAGCAGGCGCAGGAGCGTGTCGCCCGCCCCGAGGCCGCCCCGATCGTGCTCGATCTCACCCCCGCGGAGCTCACTCTCTCCGGCAATGAGTCTGAGCTGCTGCGGGTGCTGGTGAACCTGCTGGAGAACGCCCTGCGCCACACCCCGCCCGACGGCAAGATCACGGTCACGGCACGCCCGGGCACGCTCACGGTCACCGACACGGGCTGCGGTGTCCCCCCCGAGCACCTCGCGCGGCTTGGGGAGCGCTTCTACCGTGTCGATAGCGCCCGCACACGGCAGGGCGGCGGCACGGGGCTGGGGCTCGCCATCTGCAAGAGCATTGTCCAGGCCCACGGCGGCACCCTCACGATTGAGAGCGAGCCCGGACAGGGGACGCGTGTCCTCATTCACTTGCCTGCCTAG
- a CDS encoding cytochrome P460 family protein → MKLAVCLLLPLALFSQTPLQKAPDNPIASYKTWLCLMKEPELVTTPTFQFSCLGPTQRQQEILRIDPHFRQSRPNPETLSSYTTKKYVRVYVNPLGKKALDAASQKAPRSFGHLCPELPALPVGAVVVKEKLSSPETKTPELLTIMIKRHKGFNRSCGDWEFLVYDGAGQQEQARGRITHCISCHSTYTKTDFLSRNYALPHLAYYPAPAFDPQITPLKDSLVAPLLPPFLEPIFHPVLNRFLEPIFVPNSL, encoded by the coding sequence ATGAAGCTCGCTGTGTGCCTGTTGCTCCCCCTAGCTCTGTTCAGCCAGACGCCCCTCCAAAAAGCGCCGGACAACCCGATTGCAAGCTACAAAACCTGGCTGTGCCTGATGAAAGAGCCCGAGCTGGTTACCACGCCAACCTTCCAGTTTTCCTGCCTTGGGCCAACCCAGCGCCAGCAAGAGATCCTCAGGATCGATCCCCACTTCCGTCAGAGCCGACCAAACCCCGAGACACTAAGCTCCTACACGACAAAGAAGTATGTCCGGGTGTACGTCAATCCCCTCGGGAAAAAAGCGCTCGATGCTGCTAGCCAAAAAGCCCCCCGCTCTTTTGGCCACCTCTGCCCAGAACTTCCCGCGCTCCCGGTGGGAGCGGTGGTGGTTAAAGAGAAGCTCTCGTCCCCCGAGACAAAGACCCCGGAGCTCTTGACCATCATGATCAAGCGGCACAAAGGCTTCAACCGCTCCTGCGGCGACTGGGAGTTTCTGGTCTACGACGGGGCAGGTCAGCAAGAGCAAGCACGCGGCCGGATCACGCATTGCATCTCGTGCCACTCCACCTACACCAAGACCGATTTTCTCTCGCGCAACTACGCCCTCCCTCACCTTGCGTACTACCCCGCCCCGGCTTTTGACCCGCAGATCACGCCTCTCAAAGACTCCCTTGTTGCCCCCCTCCTGCCGCCCTTTCTGGAGCCGATCTTTCACCCAGTCCTCAACCGCTTTCTGGAACCTATCTTCGTCCCAAACTCGCTCTAG
- a CDS encoding DsrE family protein: MSRHRVVVDIAGGTNPTWTTTLDELSVLQQELATEGLEIHVLVHSRAWPLVAWNQMSSSSEIHLQAEALARRGVRFVLCENTMHGANLRKRDLLPFVKTVPSAIGELVKKQTDGWAYVRRD; the protein is encoded by the coding sequence GTGAGCCGCCACCGGGTCGTGGTCGATATTGCCGGAGGCACCAATCCTACGTGGACCACAACTCTCGACGAGCTCTCCGTGCTCCAGCAAGAGCTCGCGACGGAGGGGCTGGAGATTCATGTGTTGGTGCATAGCCGCGCTTGGCCACTGGTCGCCTGGAATCAGATGAGTAGCTCGTCGGAGATACACCTGCAAGCGGAGGCTCTGGCTCGGCGGGGCGTGCGCTTTGTGCTCTGCGAGAACACGATGCACGGGGCGAACCTACGAAAGCGCGATCTCCTGCCCTTTGTCAAGACAGTCCCCTCCGCGATTGGCGAGCTGGTGAAGAAGCAGACCGACGGCTGGGCCTATGTTCGGCGGGATTAG
- a CDS encoding DsrE family protein — protein MKKHRVVLDIGIEGADKWEAVFRNIDNLRADLGANNVEIEGVIHGKAWPLLVRPEKGGAVEFHPKVEAAIRSGVKLVLCENTMKRNKLEKPDVLPYAATVTSAIGELVKKQTDGWAYLKLGV, from the coding sequence ATGAAAAAACACCGTGTGGTCTTGGATATCGGGATCGAGGGTGCCGATAAGTGGGAGGCGGTCTTCCGCAATATCGACAACCTGCGCGCCGACCTAGGCGCAAACAATGTCGAGATCGAGGGCGTGATCCATGGCAAGGCGTGGCCGCTGCTGGTGCGCCCCGAAAAAGGCGGTGCCGTGGAGTTCCACCCCAAGGTCGAGGCCGCGATCCGCTCGGGGGTGAAGCTGGTGCTCTGTGAGAACACGATGAAGCGCAATAAGCTCGAGAAGCCCGATGTGCTGCCCTACGCTGCCACGGTCACCTCCGCGATTGGCGAGCTGGTGAAGAAACAGACCGACGGCTGGGCCTACCTCAAGCTTGGAGTGTAG
- the iscX gene encoding Fe-S cluster assembly protein IscX, with protein MKMTWNDAEDIGIELFDADPETDPLTVRFTDLHKRVLALADFDDDPLTSNEAKLEAIQMAWYEEYKDSKK; from the coding sequence ATGAAAATGACCTGGAACGACGCTGAGGATATCGGGATCGAGCTCTTTGATGCCGACCCGGAGACCGACCCGCTGACCGTGCGCTTCACCGACCTGCACAAGAGAGTGCTGGCACTGGCGGACTTCGACGACGACCCGCTGACCTCGAACGAAGCTAAGTTAGAAGCCATTCAAATGGCGTGGTACGAAGAATATAAGGATAGCAAGAAATGA